In a single window of the Coffea eugenioides isolate CCC68of chromosome 3, Ceug_1.0, whole genome shotgun sequence genome:
- the LOC113767074 gene encoding histidine protein methyltransferase 1 homolog, producing MEQQPSNSSKMETFRLFDGNPQPGFGLNFLESPEKPFPALPPCFEVLPSQVSSNVKYTVESVDIDGITLIKGRVNSKEVFAFSNLDLVPGKYEGGLKLWEGSVDLVKTLQSEMQDGKLSLAGKRVLEVGFNC from the exons ATGGAGCAACAGCCGTCCAATTCTTCAAAAATGGAAACGTTTCGCCTTTTTGATGGCAATCCCCAACCTGGGTTTGGTTTAAATTTTCTTGAATCTCCGGAAAAACCCTTTCCCGCTCTACCTCCTTGCTTTGAAGTCCTCCCCTCTCAG GTATCATCAAATGTGAAGTATACGGTGGAAAGTGTAGATATTGATGGGATTACACTGATTAAG GGAAGGGTGAACAGTAAGGAGGTTTTCGCCTTTTCCAATTTGGATTTAGTGCCAGGGAAATATGAAG GAGGGTTGAAATTATGGGAAGGTTCGGTGGATTTAGTGAAAACTCTTCAATCAGAGATGCAAGATGGGAAGTTGTCACTTGCTGGAAAGCGAGTTTTAGAGGTGGGCTTCAATTGCTGA
- the LOC113765994 gene encoding MDIS1-interacting receptor like kinase 2-like — MEKKFRNRRYGYEEGQFFSVCSYDGKALYKEIVMATEEFNDIFCIGKGDYGSVYRAELPSGDVIAVKKLYHVPEMAMHRSFLNEIKALTEIKHRNIVKLFGFCSNSRHSFLVYEYHERGSLAKILSMEEEAMELDWQKRLKIIKGIAHALSYMHHDCSPAIVHRDLSSNNILLDPEYEAHISDFGTSKFLKIDSSNWSSLAGTYGYVALEFAYTMKVTETCDVYSFGLLTMEVIKGKHSGDLIAYLMSSKPENIELKDLLDQRLLYPSQEIERSLKSVLKLVRTCLHVDPQFRPTMLFITRLLSTGASYE; from the exons ATGGAGAAAAAGTTCAGGAACAGAAGATATGGATATGAAGAAGGGCAATTTTTTTCTGTATGTTCTTATGACGGGAAAGCATTGTATAAAGAAATAGTAATGGCTACAGAAGAGTTCAATGACATATTTTGCATTGGGAAAGGGGATTATGGAAGTGTTTATAGAGCAGAGCTTCCATCAGGCGATGTGATAGCCGTAAAGAAGCTTTACCATGTGCCTGAGATGGCGATGCATAGAAGTTTCTTGAATGAGATAAAGGCCTTGACAGAAATCAAGCATCGAAACATTGTGAAACTCTTTGGCTTCTGCTCAAATTCTCGGCACTCATTTTTGGTTTATGAGTACCATGAAAGAGGAAGCTTGGCAAAAATTTTGAGCATGGAAGAAGAAGCTATGGAGTTAGACTGGCAGAAGAGGTTGAAAATCATCAAAGGCATCGCTCATGCTTTATCTTACATGCATCATGATTGTTCACCAGCAATTGTACATCGAGACTTATCAAGCAACAACATTTTGCTTGATCCAGAATATGAGGCTCACATTTCTGATTTTGGTACTTCTAAGTTTCTGAAAATAGATTCATCTAATTGGAGTTCTCTTGCAGGCACATATGGATATGTTGCACTAG AATTTGCCTACACAATGAAAGTAACTGAAACGTGTGATGTTTATAGCTTTGGGCTCCTGACAATGGAAGTAATCAAAGGAAAGCATTCTGGTGACTTGATTGCTTATCTAATGTCTTCGAAGCCTGAAAACATAGAACTGAAAGACTTGCTCGATCAAAGACTTCTGTACCCcagtcaagaaattgaaaggAGTCTGAAATCCGTTCTCAAACTAGTAAGAACTTGTCTACATGTTGATCCTCAATTTAGGCCAACAATGCTCTTTATTACCAGGTTGTTATCAACTGGTGCATCATATGAGTAA
- the LOC113765995 gene encoding MDIS1-interacting receptor like kinase 2-like, which translates to MATLHQRLQPRAPPAPTHAAAYICLQLRAANPPSLSLSLTSRPTTIASSTPACRQLQSPSPPHWCTSTSSSQLLPPPRTSTSHRLLTPAAAAPLLHSSTTQGRCPSIVQPSSAWSLLNYFTEFLRLIFSRPSDSYFIWKILGVDFGGFCAESVAPVSLRTTVAGISFFLGNLLILATVSLPLLIADRLCLIDLLGDCLHLLVEVRHLSLRENQFSVIIPEELGNLKKLVVLDLDQNRFSAPLPDLLCQNGTLQNITVSENMLTGPIPRSLKNCSSLIRARFNGNHSYGNLSEMFGIYPFLDFIDLSNNEFHGEFSSSWGKCKSLTTLKVGKNNITGGIPPEIGTLTQLHALYLSSNYLSGEIPRGVGKLASMLNLYLHDNQLTGSIPQELGMLTKLLYLDLSTNSFNGPILEHLGDLRYLFHMNLSNNIFTQKIPFQIGKLTQLSKLDLSRNFFTGEIPFEFLSLQNLGTLDLSHNNLSGVIPKALVKLPGLLHINSSFNNLEGPIPSGRAFMNLTIEEVQGNKGLCGNITGLPACGSSPLIKKHVKDKQKKLLIA; encoded by the exons ATGGCCACCCTCCACCAGCGGCTGCAACCTCGCGCGCCACCAGCTCCAACCCACGCCGCCGCCTACATCTGCCTCCAGCTGCGCGCCGCCAACcctccatctctctctctctctctcacctCGCGTCCCACCACCATCGCAAGCTCCACCCCAGCTTGCCGCCAACTGCAGTCGCCCTCTCCACCTCACTGGTGCACCTCCACCAGCTCATCGCAGCTTCTACCTCCACCACGGACCTCCACTAGCCATCGCCTCCTGACGCCAGCCGCCGCTGCTCCACTGCTCCACAGCTCCACCACCCAAGGTCGCTGCCCCTCCATCGTGCAACCATCATCTGCTTG GTCCCTGTTAAATTATTTTACTGAATTCTTGAGATTGATATTTTCTAGACCCTCTGATAGCTATTTTATTTGGAAGATATTGGGAGTTGATTTTGGGG GCTTTTGTGCTGAAAGTGTTGCTCCTGTTAGTCTCCGAACTACTGTTGCTggaatttcctttttcttgggTAATTTGCTGATTTTG GCTACTGTGTCCCTTCCTTTGCTTATTGCTGATCGATTGTGCCTAATTGACTTGCTTGGAGACTGTTTGCATTTGCTTGTTGAA gttcggcacctgtcactcCGAGAGAACCAATTTTCAGTTATAATTCCCGAAGAGCTTGGAAACCTGAAAAAGTTGGTAGTTTTGGATTTGGATCAAAATCGATTTTCTGCTCCATTGCCAGATCTACTATGTCAAAATGGAACCCTCCAAAACATTACTGTATCTGAGAACATGCTCACAGGTCCAATCCCTAGAAGCTTGAAAAATTGCTCAAGCTTAATTAGGGCCCGCTTCAATGGGAACCATTCCTATGGTAACTTGTCGGAAATGTTTGGCATCTATCCCTTCCTGGATTTCATAGATCTCAGCAACAACGAATTCCATGGGGAATTCTCCAGCAGCTGGGGAAAATGCAAAAGCTTGACAACCCTGAAGGTTGGAAAGAACAACATCACAGGTGGTATACCTCCAGAAATTGGAACTTTAACTCAATTACATGCACTTTATCTTTCTTCAAATTATTTGTCTGGGGAGATACCAAGAGGAGTTGGGAAGTTGGCTTCTATGCTTAATCTATATTTGCATGACAACCAACTCACTGGCAGTATACCTCAGGAGTTGGGAATGCTAACAAAACTTCTTTATCTAGACCTATCCACAAACTCCTTTAATGGACCTATTCTAGAACATTTGGGAGATTTGAGGTACTTGTTTCACATGAACTTGAGCAACAACATTTTCACCCAAAAGATTCCattccaaattgggaagttGACCCAACTTTCTAAACTGGATTTGAGTCGAAATTTCTTCACAGGAGAGATACCATTTGAGTTCCTAAGTTTGCAAAATCTGGGAACATTGGATCTCTCACACAATAACCTCTCTGGTGTAATCCCAAAGGCTTTAGTAAAATTGCCTGGTTTATTGCACATTAATAGTTCATTCAATAATTTAGAGGGTCCAATTCCGAGTGGTAGAGCCTTTATGAATTTAACCATAGAGGAAGTACAGGGAAATAAAGGTCTATGCGGCAATATTACAGGGTTACCAGCTTGTGGAAGTTCCCCGTTGATTAAAAAGCATGTCAAGGATAAGCAGAAGAAACTTCTT ATTGCATGA
- the LOC113765996 gene encoding MDIS1-interacting receptor like kinase 2-like: MGSFEFISIFIMVLLFPSSHPKAKGDASDSASEAVGLLKWKGSFQNKNNSLLASWNLQSISGKNSSNLPCTWAGISCINGSVSKLNLSEYSIKGSLYNFPFSTLPNLEYLNLRKNQIFGNIPREIGNLTKLIHLDFSVNELSEEIPPEIAT, from the coding sequence ATGGGTTCTTTTGAATTTATCTCTATATTCATTATGGTCCTACTTTTCCCATCATCTCATCCCAAAGCCAAAGGTGATGCTTCAGATTCTGCTAGTGAGGCGGTTGGTCTTTTGAAATGGAAAGGCAGCTTTCAAAACAAGAACAATAGCTTGCTAGCCTCGTGGAACCTCCAATCCATCAGCGGCAAGAATTCTTCCAACCTTCCATGCACTTGGGCTGGCATTTCATGCATTAATGGAAGTGTCAGCAAGTTGAATCTCTCAGAATACAGCATAAAAGGTAGCCTTTATAACTTCCCATTTTCAACCCTCCCAAATCTTGAATATCTTAATCTTCGCAAGAATCAGATCTTTGGCAACATACCTCGTGAAATAGGTAACCTGACCAAGCTCATTCATCTTGATTTCTCAGTTAATGAGTTGTCAGAAGAAATCCCACCTGAAATTGCAACTTGA